The DNA window GCCGCTATAAGTACAGGATTGTCTCTTAGGTTAGTTACATGGCACTGATTAGACGGAGTCTTTCTAGCTCTCATCTTTTGCACAGCCATCATCATCTCTACCACATTCATATGGGACATTACTTCGATTATCTTTGCCGGTGTTATCCCTGTAGTTATCTCTAGCACTTCATCTCTTGCGACATTGATATCCACCATTTTTTTTGCAATTTCCAAAGAAGATAGTGTCATTGACTTTTCAGCATTTTCCAGATTAATTGCATAGTCTGCTATAAATCTGTCGATCATGTCAAAATCTTCTCTTTTCTTACCGTCTAATTCTGTTATAAGCCCGTTCTCTATTTTCAAGCTAGGTTTAGGATCATTGGGGCTTTCCATTGCGATTAGGCCTTCATCTATCCATTCGCTTATAAATCCATCTTTGTTTACAGGACGTTCTCTTAATACCTCAAATCTTTTTGATCTCACTTATTACTCACCCCAAATTATAAAATTTCTAAAGCTGCTCTAGCTATAATCATATCTTCTTCAACTGTTCCTCCGCTGACTCCTATAGCACCGATTACCTCTCCTTCAAATACTACCGGGAATCCTCCACCAAAAGAAATAATTCTTGCATCATTTGTAAGATTTAGTCCATAGAGGCTCTCTCCAGGTTGAACAACTTTGCTAATTTCGTGAGTCCCACTTTTCAATGCCCATGACGTGAAGGCTTTGTTGTTTGCGATATCCACACTTGTTACAAAAGCTTTGTCCATTCTTTCTGTGTAGAGAAGGTTGCCTCCTGCATCTACTACTGAAAAGACAACTGGTACATTGATTTCTTCAGCTTTTTTAATAGCTTTTTCTCCCATAATTTTAGCAGTCTTCAATGTGATTTGTTTCACAGTTACGACATCAATCATTTCATTCCCTCCCAAATTTTTAATTAAATCTGATACAAGATTCTTTTTCAAGATTCTGTCAATCCAACTCTTGTTTAAGAACATATATCACAGTATCAGTTTAATCTGTTCTTTAAAAGGTAGAATCTCATCTAAAAATGGTACTTTTTGATTCATTAGTAGATTGTTTTATTTTTCTTTTCAAATAATTCCCTATATTTTTTTGGCGTTACCCCCACATGTTTTTTAAACATTTTGGTGAAATAGCTGGTATCTTCTATCCCGATAGAATAACCTATGTTGTAGATAGTATTATTAGTCGACTTTAAGAGATACTCTGCCTTTTCTATTTTTTTCCCGTTCAAATACTCCTTAAAATTCTTCCCCACCTCTTTTTTGAAGACCTTACTAAAATGAGAGACGCTCAAGTTGCAAAGAGAAGCAGCTTTTTCTAGGCTTATATTTTTATCTAGATTGTTTTTTACATGGTTTATAGCAGGCCCTACCGGTGATATGGAAAGCTCCACATTTTCCAGGTTATTATCGATTTTATGATCATGCCATTTTTTAGATTTTATATTTTCAACGATATAAAAACTGGAATAATAGACAATATTTGCAATACTGTTTAATTCTTCATGGGAGAATTTTTGAAGCTTCTCATAGGCATCTCTCACACTCTTATCTTTCAGGCTGTCTCCTATACCTTTCCCCATATTTTTATCCAAAATTCTCTCGACTCCGTAACTTTCATTGGACAGAAGTATCGCCTGACCTATGAGTACAGCCCCTAGATACTCTCCGTTTAGCACAAGGGGGATAGCCATATCAACAAGGCCCGAATGGCACCTGTATATATAAGGTGAAGAGGTACAAAAAGATCTGTTTAAAGCTTTTACGTCACATTTTTCACATAACTTTTTTAATTTGTCGTTCTTTCTGAATATAGAACAAAACTCAGAATAGTTTTGCTTTTTGGTAACATAGTGTCCCTCCTTGTCCACTATAACTATGGCCAGTTTTGTCACATCTGCTATCTCCTGCTGGATTTTTTCTAACTCCTGTTTAAATTTATAAAGCATTTTCATCCTCCTAAAATTTAAATCATATGTAAAATCTACTTCTTTGCTTATAATAAAATATTCTAGCACAATTATTGTATTAAATGACATTTTTCACATAAAAAAATGGTTTTTTCCCTTTTTTGAATATTTTTTCACCTTGTTTAAAATGTTTCTGATTGATATATTTTCATTATGAACAAGTGAAATTGTGTCGTTTTTATACACATAAATTAAAATTAGATGGAGGTAAAAGATGAGATATTATGATTATTTGATGCCAAGTGTTAACTTTTTCGGACCTGGATGCCTAGAAGTTATAGGGGAGAGAGCCAAGATTTTAAACGGAACCAAGGCTTTAGTAGTAACTGACAAGTTCCTAAGTTCACTAGAAGGTGGAGCAGTAGAAAAAACTTTAGAATACCTAAAAGCAGCCGGTGTAGATGCAGTTGTTTTTGACAATGTCGAGCCAAACCCTAAAGATACAAACGTATACGAAGGAGTTAAAGTTTTCAAAGAAAATAATTGTGATATGATCATCACAGTTGGTGGAGGGTCTCCTCACGACTGCGGTAAGGGAATAGGTATCGCGGCTACACACGAGGGAGATATCTGCGACTATGCAGGAATCGAGACTCTTACTAATGCACTTCCTCCTATTATCGCTGTAAATACCACTGCAGGTACAGCATCTGAAGTCACAAGACACGCCGTTATCACAAACACTAAAACAAAGGTTAAGTTTGTAATCGTAAGCTGGAGAAACCTTCCTCAGGTATCAATAAACGACCCGCTTCTTATGGTAGGTAAGCCTGCTGGACTTACAGCAGCTACTGGAATGGACGCTCTTACTCATGCTGTAGAAGCTTACATCTCAAAAGATGCAAACCCTGTAACTGATGCTGCTGCCATACAGGCTATAAAGCTTATCGCTCAAAACTTGAGACTAGCCGTAGCAAACGGGGAAAACCTAAAAGCAAGAGAAAACATGGCATATGCTTCTGTACTTGCTGGAATGGCTTTCAACAACGGAAACCTAGGTTATGTCCACGCCATGGCTCACCAGCTAGGAGGACTTTATGACATGCCTCACGGTATAGCAAATGCTATGCTTTTACCACATGTATGCAAGTACAACATGATCTCAAACCTTGATAAATTCGCTGATATAGCTGAGTTTATGGGAGAAAATGTAGACGGTCTTTCTAAGTCTGAAGCAGCTGAAAAGGCAATTAGTGCAATGTTTAGACTTTCAGCAGACCTCGGTATCCCTACAAGTCTCGAGGAAGCCGGAATCAAAGAAGAAGATATAAAATTAATGGCTGAAAACGCTCTTAAAGACGGAAATGCATTCAGTAACCCTAGAAAAGGTAGTGAAAAAGATGTAGAGGATATCTTTAAAGCAGCAATGTAATAAAAAACTATAACCTTTAGTTCTCTTTACAGTCGGGTCAATAGCTAGATAAAATCTGCTATTGACCTTTTTTCATAACTTTAGGCTATAGGATATTTAAACTGGAGGTGTTATGAATTTTATCTATCTATCTCTAATATCAGTTGGCCTGGCTATGGATACATTCTCCATCTCTTTGACCAAGGGGCTCATAATAGAAAAATGGGAGTCAAAGGATGTTTTTAAGACTATTATTATACTGGGATCCTTTCAGGTTCTAATGTCTCTAATAGGTTTTAAGGCTGGAAGGCTTTTCTTTTCCCAGGTAAATAATTTTAGCAATTTTATTGTTTTTTCAGTTTTGCTTTTTTTAGGATGGAAAATGATACTTGATGCTTGGAAGGAATTTAAAAATAAAAAAAAATCAGAGACAGAGCCGAAATTTAACCTTATCTTTACAGGACTGGCGACAAGTATAGATACCTTAGTTGTAGGGTCATCCTTTTCATTAATGGAAAATTTTAATATTTTTTCTTTCTTGGGAATGGTGGGGACGATAACCTCTATAGCCTCCTTGGTTGGAATTTATCTGGGCTACAAAACCTCCTCTTATGTGAATTACCAGAGTAATTTTATAGGGGGGTGTATCCTCGTGTTTATAAGTTTAAAAATACTTTTTAAAACCCTATTGTTTAGTTGATCTCTGACTAAACAACGGGGGTTTTTATATTATTATTTTTCCCTTTCCCTTCATAACTATTCATTGACTTGTTCCTATTCTTTTAAAAATCTATATTCAAATTCTGTGTATTTCCATTTAAATAGATGTAATAAAAATTAAATATTTAGAATAATCCAATTATAAAATTAAAAAAAATTTATTAAAAGAATTTTATTATATATATGTATATAGAGTGTATAAAAATTTCATATATCCAAAAGGAGGTATATTTTGAGGTTTTCTATTTTTAATTATCTATAAAAATAATCACACTTCTGAATTTAAAAATATAGTATAATTTATATGGGTGATTATTATGAAAATTCTTAATCCAGAACTGTTAGAAAAATACATTGCAGTCGAAAAAGATTCTAAAATAAAAATTAAGTTGCTATGTTTAAATACTATTTGTAATGGAATGAAAGTCGTAGATGCTGCTGATACTTTTAAAGTCCCAAGACGAACCATCTATGATTGGTATCATGGTGATAGTATAAAAGGTGGACAATCTACTTTCGTTTGATATGATAAATATTAAATAGAAAATAGGAGGTCTGCATGGCAGGGGAAAAGCATAGTAATGAAATTAAAGAAATGATGGTTAGGCTTTACAACGGGGGTAAAGGTAAGAAGGTTAAGGACTTAGCAATAGAATATGGTATAGCAGAATCAACAGTTAGGTATTGGGTTGTAGACAAACCTAAAAAAGAGAATAAAAATAAGACTAAAGAGTCCTCGAATCCAGAAATTGAAGAAATGAAAAAAGAGATTGCGAAGCTTAAAGAAGAGAATGATATATTAAAAAAGGCTATGACCATATTCGCCAAAAACTAAGTAAAGATAAGTGCCAGACACTGATCACCACTCTTTCTAAAATACACCCTATTTGCAAGTTAACCAAAATTCTAAAGATTCCTAAAAGTACATACTACTATAGAATATCAAGCACAGAAAATCCTAACAAACTTAAGAGGGAAGAGATATGGTGCTGGAAAGCTTGAAAATGGCATGCATAAAGAGAAAAGATATTAAGGGTGCCATTATCCATACGGACAGAGGCAGCCAATATACTTCAAATGCATTTAAAGACACAGTAAAATCTGAGGGGATGAGATTATCCTACTCAAGAAAAGGAAATCCCTACGATAATGCTTGTATAGAGTCTTTTCACTCGGTTTTAAAAAAGGAGCTTATCCACCATAAAGTGTATGAAGATTTTGAAGAAGCAATGACTGATATTATTGAGTATATAGAAAATTGGTACAACAATAGGAGAATCCAGAAGAAATTAGGATGGAAGTCTCCTATAGAGTACCTAAAAGCAGCATAAAAAACGAAAAAAAATTGTCCAATAACTTGACGTAATACCAAGAGATTTAAGCCTATGCAATTCACATTCACAGCTTTTAATAGAACCATAGTGGAATGTAAAGTATTAAAATTCCTCTATATTGGAGTTATGTCAATATAGTAGTCAACCTAGCACCAACTTTTTCTTTAATTCTTCAAATTTAACAGGAGAGACATTCCTCAAGAAACTGTGTCTCCTCTTTTTATTATAAACTTCCATTTGTAAAAAACATTTAAAAAAGGTGTGTAAAGGCTAAAATCCTTTTTCAAATAATTTTAAGTTAACAAAAATATTTACCACATTTAATTTTTATTTTCTTCGCAGTTCTCTTTTTCTAAAATCATTTCTTTAGTTAATGTCTTAATCATAAATATATGACTAGTTACTGCAGTCGCTATGAAAATTAACAAAATTCTAGTTTTGAAATTTGAAACAAAAAAGAATGCT is part of the uncultured Ilyobacter sp. genome and encodes:
- a CDS encoding heme-binding protein, which produces MIDVVTVKQITLKTAKIMGEKAIKKAEEINVPVVFSVVDAGGNLLYTERMDKAFVTSVDIANNKAFTSWALKSGTHEISKVVQPGESLYGLNLTNDARIISFGGGFPVVFEGEVIGAIGVSGGTVEEDMIIARAALEIL
- a CDS encoding PocR ligand-binding domain-containing protein, producing MLYKFKQELEKIQQEIADVTKLAIVIVDKEGHYVTKKQNYSEFCSIFRKNDKLKKLCEKCDVKALNRSFCTSSPYIYRCHSGLVDMAIPLVLNGEYLGAVLIGQAILLSNESYGVERILDKNMGKGIGDSLKDKSVRDAYEKLQKFSHEELNSIANIVYYSSFYIVENIKSKKWHDHKIDNNLENVELSISPVGPAINHVKNNLDKNISLEKAASLCNLSVSHFSKVFKKEVGKNFKEYLNGKKIEKAEYLLKSTNNTIYNIGYSIGIEDTSYFTKMFKKHVGVTPKKYRELFEKKNKTIY
- a CDS encoding iron-containing alcohol dehydrogenase, which codes for MRYYDYLMPSVNFFGPGCLEVIGERAKILNGTKALVVTDKFLSSLEGGAVEKTLEYLKAAGVDAVVFDNVEPNPKDTNVYEGVKVFKENNCDMIITVGGGSPHDCGKGIGIAATHEGDICDYAGIETLTNALPPIIAVNTTAGTASEVTRHAVITNTKTKVKFVIVSWRNLPQVSINDPLLMVGKPAGLTAATGMDALTHAVEAYISKDANPVTDAAAIQAIKLIAQNLRLAVANGENLKARENMAYASVLAGMAFNNGNLGYVHAMAHQLGGLYDMPHGIANAMLLPHVCKYNMISNLDKFADIAEFMGENVDGLSKSEAAEKAISAMFRLSADLGIPTSLEEAGIKEEDIKLMAENALKDGNAFSNPRKGSEKDVEDIFKAAM
- a CDS encoding manganese efflux pump, translated to MNFIYLSLISVGLAMDTFSISLTKGLIIEKWESKDVFKTIIILGSFQVLMSLIGFKAGRLFFSQVNNFSNFIVFSVLLFLGWKMILDAWKEFKNKKKSETEPKFNLIFTGLATSIDTLVVGSSFSLMENFNIFSFLGMVGTITSIASLVGIYLGYKTSSYVNYQSNFIGGCILVFISLKILFKTLLFS
- a CDS encoding helix-turn-helix domain-containing protein, with protein sequence MKILNPELLEKYIAVEKDSKIKIKLLCLNTICNGMKVVDAADTFKVPRRTIYDWYHGDSIKGGQSTFV
- a CDS encoding transposase; the encoded protein is MAGEKHSNEIKEMMVRLYNGGKGKKVKDLAIEYGIAESTVRYWVVDKPKKENKNKTKESSNPEIEEMKKEIAKLKEENDILKKAMTIFAKN
- a CDS encoding IS3 family transposase, producing MVLESLKMACIKRKDIKGAIIHTDRGSQYTSNAFKDTVKSEGMRLSYSRKGNPYDNACIESFHSVLKKELIHHKVYEDFEEAMTDIIEYIENWYNNRRIQKKLGWKSPIEYLKAA